The following are encoded together in the Myxococcus virescens genome:
- a CDS encoding polynucleotide kinase-phosphatase, producing the protein MKLTIPELSLVLLIGPSGAGKSTFARRHFKPTEVLSSDTYRGIVSDDENSMEATKDAFETLRFVAAKRLARGLLTVIDATSVQPEARKPLVELAREFHVLPVAVVLDVPEKTCQERNSQRPDRAFGAHVVRNQLQQMHRSLRGLEREGFRHVHVLKPEVLEAIEFVRQPLWNNRKHEHGPFDIIGDVHGCREELEALLGKLGYEVRPRADGTPGFDVRPPEGRKAIFVGDLVDRGPDTPGVLRLVMDMVAAGSALCVPGNHEVKLMRKLRGRDVKVSHGLAQSLEQLEREPAEFHKAVVDFIDGLVSHYVLDEGRLVVAHAGLKASMQGRGSGRVREFALYGETTGETDEFGLPVRFNWAAEYRGKAAVVYGHTPVLEADWLNNTLCVDTGCVYGGKLTALRYPERALVSVPAARAYAESIRPLGGAVTPGGGLSAQQVHDDLLDIDDVRGKRVVTTRLSQNVTVREENATAALEAMSRFAIDPKWLIYLPPTMSPSETSKAPGYLEHPAEAFAYYRKEGVAKVVCEEKHMGSRAVVVVARDEAAARRRFGVTTGELGICYTRTGRRFFSDTGLEAAFLERVRAALTASGFWEAHQTDWACLDGELMPWSFKAQELLRDQYASVGAASRAALTDVVSVLEQAVGRGLEVGELAARFGEKARSVERYVEAYRRYCWPVHSLEDVRFAPFHLLATEGVAHMDKDHVWHMEALARVCQADATLLVATPFRVVALEDEAAVAEGVRWWEELTARGGEGMVVKPLDFAVRGRKGLLQPAIKSRGPEYLRIIYGPEYTAPANLERLRQRGLSTKRSLALREFALGVEGLERFARGEPLRRVHECVFGVLALESEPVDPRL; encoded by the coding sequence ATGAAGCTCACGATTCCTGAACTCTCCCTGGTCCTGCTCATCGGTCCATCCGGCGCGGGCAAGTCCACCTTCGCGCGCCGGCATTTCAAGCCGACCGAGGTCCTGTCGTCGGACACCTACCGGGGCATCGTCTCCGATGACGAGAACAGCATGGAGGCCACGAAGGACGCGTTCGAGACGCTGCGCTTCGTCGCGGCCAAGCGGCTGGCGCGGGGGCTGCTCACCGTCATCGACGCGACCAGCGTGCAGCCGGAGGCGCGCAAGCCCCTGGTGGAGCTCGCGCGCGAGTTCCACGTGCTGCCAGTGGCGGTGGTGCTCGACGTCCCCGAAAAGACGTGCCAGGAGCGCAACAGCCAGCGGCCCGACCGGGCCTTCGGTGCTCACGTGGTGCGCAACCAGCTCCAGCAGATGCACCGCTCGCTGCGAGGGCTGGAGCGCGAGGGCTTTCGCCACGTTCACGTGCTGAAGCCGGAGGTGCTGGAGGCCATCGAGTTCGTGCGGCAGCCGCTGTGGAACAACCGCAAGCACGAGCACGGGCCCTTCGACATCATCGGCGACGTCCATGGGTGCCGGGAGGAGTTGGAGGCGCTGCTGGGCAAGCTGGGCTACGAGGTGCGTCCACGGGCGGATGGGACGCCAGGGTTCGACGTGCGTCCGCCCGAGGGCCGCAAGGCCATCTTCGTGGGAGACCTGGTGGACCGGGGGCCGGATACCCCGGGCGTGCTCCGGCTCGTCATGGACATGGTGGCGGCGGGCAGCGCGCTGTGCGTCCCGGGCAATCACGAAGTGAAGCTGATGCGCAAGCTGCGCGGCCGGGACGTGAAGGTGTCCCACGGGCTTGCCCAGTCGCTGGAGCAGCTCGAGCGCGAGCCGGCTGAGTTCCACAAGGCGGTGGTGGACTTCATCGATGGGCTCGTCTCGCACTACGTCCTCGACGAAGGGCGGCTGGTGGTGGCGCACGCGGGCCTCAAGGCGTCCATGCAGGGCCGTGGTTCCGGCCGGGTGCGTGAGTTCGCCCTGTACGGGGAGACGACGGGCGAGACGGATGAGTTCGGTCTGCCCGTGCGCTTCAACTGGGCCGCGGAGTACCGGGGCAAGGCGGCGGTGGTGTACGGGCACACGCCAGTGCTGGAGGCGGACTGGCTCAACAACACGCTCTGCGTGGACACGGGCTGTGTGTATGGCGGCAAGCTGACGGCGCTGCGTTATCCGGAGCGAGCGCTCGTCTCGGTGCCCGCGGCGCGCGCCTACGCGGAGTCCATCCGGCCGCTGGGCGGTGCCGTCACGCCAGGGGGCGGGCTGAGCGCGCAGCAGGTGCATGACGACCTGCTGGACATCGACGACGTGCGGGGCAAGCGCGTGGTGACGACGCGGCTGAGCCAGAACGTGACGGTGCGCGAGGAGAACGCCACGGCGGCGCTGGAGGCGATGAGCCGGTTCGCCATCGACCCGAAGTGGCTCATCTACCTGCCGCCGACGATGTCGCCCTCGGAGACGAGCAAGGCGCCGGGCTACCTCGAGCACCCGGCGGAGGCGTTCGCCTACTACCGCAAGGAGGGGGTGGCGAAGGTCGTGTGCGAGGAGAAGCACATGGGCTCGCGCGCGGTGGTCGTGGTCGCCCGCGACGAGGCCGCGGCGCGCCGACGCTTCGGCGTCACGACGGGCGAGCTGGGCATCTGCTACACGCGCACGGGGCGCCGCTTCTTCTCGGACACAGGGCTCGAAGCGGCGTTCCTCGAACGGGTGCGCGCGGCGCTCACCGCGTCGGGTTTCTGGGAGGCGCACCAGACGGACTGGGCGTGCCTCGACGGGGAGCTGATGCCCTGGTCCTTCAAGGCCCAGGAGTTGCTGCGCGACCAATACGCGTCGGTGGGGGCGGCTTCACGCGCGGCGCTCACGGACGTGGTGTCGGTGCTGGAGCAGGCGGTGGGGCGCGGGCTGGAAGTAGGGGAGCTGGCCGCACGCTTCGGCGAGAAGGCGCGCAGCGTGGAGCGGTACGTGGAGGCATACCGACGCTACTGCTGGCCCGTGCATTCGCTGGAGGACGTGCGGTTCGCGCCGTTCCACCTGCTGGCGACGGAAGGGGTGGCGCACATGGACAAGGACCATGTGTGGCACATGGAGGCGCTCGCCCGGGTGTGCCAGGCGGATGCGACCTTGCTGGTGGCGACCCCGTTCCGGGTGGTGGCGCTGGAGGATGAAGCCGCGGTGGCGGAGGGCGTGCGCTGGTGGGAGGAGCTCACGGCGCGCGGAGGCGAGGGCATGGTGGTCAAGCCGCTCGACTTCGCGGTGCGTGGGCGAAAGGGGCTGCTCCAGCCGGCCATCAAGTCACGAGGTCCGGAGTACCTGCGCATCATCTACGGCCCGGAGTACACCGCGCCCGCGAACCTGGAGCGGCTGCGGCAGCGGGGCCTGTCCACGAAGCGCTCCCTGGCGCTGCGTGAGTTCGCGCTGGGGGTCGAAGGACTGGAGCGGTTCGCGCGAGGCGAGCCGCTGCGCCGTGTACATGAGTGTGTCTTTGGTGTCCTCGCCCTGGAGAGTGAGCCGGTGGACCCTCGGCTTTGA
- a CDS encoding PKD domain-containing protein → MHIHDRIKKAVFALAMIAGCGSPEAVDPSGDTTATAPLLTSSKLTLTASMVQPDGVRPVAGPYQNLFDEQALIGDPRAGTGAAPVTTWGDVIFDDSAYPMGLIIDLGALYDITEIGVFDTFDSGSVSFAAGEPGAWTPVTNITLTRWQAWWVVPVTQRTRYLHLSRTRYAGMNEVVIYGAPVTGEPPANLPPTVSAGADQTVMLPTNAAPLTGTATDSDGTVVTRQWTQVSGPNTATLTGATTLSATASGLVQGLYEFELTVTDDDGATASDRVKVQVTPAPTGRGTTQEVYKSPSTPGGYGYVVYLPPGYEEGSNWPVVFFLHGMGEQGDGGVNQLKKVRAHGPQAYIDQEGKDYPFILVSPQTSTSGFWSAYEAQYNLDPFFEHILATFKTDRKRVYLTGLSMGGAGTFNYASLFPSKLAAAIPVCNGGYGSSAADALKMVQANLPIWGSHGLLDNDIYYTATAGWFTHLGHAMGGTGGVMDTFPSPARTATALFRPGSGQWEWIDGQTNTDTTGAEPAKPVLFTLFHDGNHYIWDRVYKEPKVFAWMLAQQRP, encoded by the coding sequence ATGCATATTCATGACCGCATCAAAAAGGCAGTCTTCGCGCTCGCAATGATTGCCGGGTGTGGCAGTCCCGAAGCCGTGGACCCTTCCGGCGACACCACCGCGACGGCGCCGCTCCTCACGAGCAGCAAGCTGACCCTCACCGCGTCCATGGTGCAGCCCGACGGCGTTCGTCCCGTCGCGGGTCCTTACCAGAACCTCTTCGATGAGCAGGCGCTCATTGGAGACCCTCGCGCGGGAACGGGCGCCGCGCCCGTCACGACCTGGGGTGACGTCATCTTCGACGATTCCGCGTACCCCATGGGTCTCATCATCGACCTGGGCGCGCTGTATGACATCACGGAGATTGGCGTCTTCGACACCTTCGACAGCGGCAGCGTCTCCTTCGCGGCCGGCGAGCCGGGGGCCTGGACGCCCGTGACGAACATCACCCTGACCCGGTGGCAAGCCTGGTGGGTCGTGCCCGTCACCCAGCGCACGCGGTACCTCCACCTTTCGAGGACCCGCTATGCGGGCATGAACGAAGTCGTCATCTACGGCGCCCCCGTGACGGGCGAGCCGCCCGCCAACCTTCCGCCCACGGTCTCCGCCGGAGCGGACCAGACGGTGATGCTGCCCACGAATGCCGCGCCCCTCACGGGCACCGCGACGGACAGCGATGGAACAGTCGTGACGCGGCAGTGGACCCAGGTGTCCGGTCCCAATACCGCGACCCTGACGGGCGCCACGACGCTCTCCGCGACGGCGTCCGGGCTGGTGCAGGGGCTCTACGAGTTCGAGCTGACGGTGACGGACGATGACGGCGCTACCGCCAGCGACAGAGTGAAGGTCCAGGTGACACCCGCGCCCACGGGCCGTGGCACCACGCAGGAGGTCTACAAGTCACCCTCGACGCCGGGCGGCTACGGCTATGTCGTGTACCTGCCTCCCGGTTACGAAGAAGGCTCGAACTGGCCCGTCGTCTTCTTCCTCCACGGGATGGGCGAGCAGGGAGATGGAGGCGTCAACCAGCTCAAGAAGGTCCGTGCGCACGGGCCTCAGGCGTACATCGATCAGGAGGGGAAGGACTATCCCTTCATCCTGGTCTCTCCGCAGACGAGCACGTCGGGATTCTGGAGCGCCTACGAAGCCCAATACAACCTGGACCCCTTCTTCGAGCACATCCTGGCGACGTTCAAGACAGACAGGAAGCGCGTCTACCTGACGGGCCTCAGCATGGGCGGCGCGGGGACGTTCAACTACGCATCGCTCTTCCCCTCGAAGCTCGCCGCCGCCATCCCCGTCTGCAACGGAGGCTACGGTTCGAGCGCCGCGGATGCCCTGAAGATGGTTCAGGCGAACCTTCCCATCTGGGGCTCACACGGCCTGCTCGACAACGACATCTACTACACCGCGACCGCCGGCTGGTTCACGCACCTGGGACACGCCATGGGCGGCACCGGTGGCGTCATGGATACCTTTCCCTCCCCGGCGCGTACAGCGACGGCGCTCTTCCGGCCCGGGAGCGGGCAGTGGGAATGGATTGATGGACAGACGAACACCGACACCACGGGCGCCGAGCCGGCGAAGCCCGTGCTCTTCACCCTCTTCCACGATGGCAATCACTACATCTGGGACCGGGTCTACAAAGAGCCCAAGGTGTTCGCCTGGATGCTGGCCCAGCAGCGCCCCTGA